The genomic window GGATACATTGCATTATCTGACTTGCAGCTACTTTCGGACGTTGAGTCTATGCTCCCACTTTGGTCTGGTGCTGTAGTCCAATGACCCCCCCCATGACATTGCCTTATGCACAGTACTAGTGAAAGGATCAAGGCGGGGAGAGGGAACACAATGGCCAAGAGGCCCTGCCTTGGTGACACGGTCCACAAGTGATTAAAAGCATTTTACAGCTAAAAGAAGTAAAGGAAATTGTTTACAAAGATATATTTCGCTCTGATAAAGAAATGTCATTAATTGCTGTAAGCAATGAAAAGAATCTTACTATCAGTGTGACGAACCTTCCACTTTATTTCCATTGGGTTGTGTTGATAAATACCCCTTTTGTGTGCAGGAAGATGTTTCGCTTAGTGGCTACCATAAATACTTGGTCTGCAGATCAGCTCCTGCTCCTCTTACTGCATCAGAAGAGGAATTGCGGCAAATAAAGCTGAAAGAGGTGAGACTTTTCTTTCTATttgagtaaaagaaaaaaatggttcCTAACCtaaaacaatcaatcataaaaaaatacaatgcagGTGCTTTGGTTTGGCAAGCTGCTAAAAAGAGtaagacatagaaacatagaagattgttggtagAAAAGACAACCTAGTCTACCCGTTCAGTATTTACTTTATTATCTTAGgaaagatatatgtatatatcaggcAGGATAacattcagttactgtaaatttaccagccacatctgctgcaagtttgttccaagcatctactactacgaagttatattttctcacgttgcttctgatctgatCCCGACTAACCTCAGATTACTCTTATGTTTAATTTATTACTGAAAACACTTCCTTTGCgaaccttatttagttctttaacatatttaaaggtttcaatcatatcCCCACTTttgcttctttcctccagactataccggtttaaatgcttaaaggggttgtcacgaagaaaactaggtctatactgatgcattattTTTACGAAAAcctatttcaaatgtacaagcaaaagggtatgttcacacaacgttcttttctGGTCATATTTTtggatggccattattttgagggagaaatacggccgtattttggTAATTACAACGGTAATAAAGAATCATGATCACTATTTATGGCCGTAATTATCAAAAATATgggcagaaaaaaaatgttgtcagCATACCAATAGGCTCCCCATTCTCCATGTGTCTGCTTTGTTTTGACAACCTGTTGCTTTAGTTACAGCCTGTCAGGCTTCCACTAGCTCAGTTGCagtctcctgatctgtcccattagtactggaattttgttttcacttcacatgcagcaaGAGGGAtcgtgggaaagtgtctgcactgttgcatggcaagaGCAGGGTCAGAGTTCAGAGAATAAACTAGGAAGTAATAAGATGTATAGGGAAGAAAAATGGCACAGGGATGTAAgcttctttactaaaaacagtaaaaaaaaaaatatttctctacataatgtatatgtatgtggcGCGCATCTGAttatatcttctttttttttcctgacactgcccctttaaagtgtcactgttgtttttctAGGGGGGTTTTtgtagaaattaatagtacaggcgattttaagaaacgttgtatttgggtttattaggcaaacatgccattatctgcattcaataagactttccccaggtccccccccctccctcctctcctttctctcattcactgctcattatcaggaaatcttgactcttttgcatcagtcgggccctgtctgttctatggagaggggaggggggaggagggagattagtccccagcagagaacaaaagattacacagcgagacctgtgtgaaagctggtattcagaggtcagtgctgacttcagaggagatagcccagtgatgtagctgtaaattaactctttgttgtcctgttttggtgcctcctctccctccacccctcccctctccatagaaaaccatgaagacaggggcgagagcttcaaactgcttcttcatgataaaatgcatttttcagctaataaattcaattacaacgtttcttaaaatggcctgtactatagatttctgcacaaaaaaaaaatgtaaacgacagtgacactttaagtctttcgTGATAGTGAGTCCGCTAGAATAGGAGCTCTTGTCTGTGGTCTGTGGGTGATAAGGCAATAAGAGGCATATCTAAAAGGAGTGCAGAGAGTGTGGTCACATAGGtcttgaaggggggggggttcttcaTATGAGCACACCAGTACTATAAATGATGTGTGATAGATGGGGAATCCTTTACAGTCTTTCAGTGGGACCCAGGATTttgtttaaagagaaccaatcatggacgaaagttaaaaaatttttattccctaattagatgtaaatcatcattttattgacatttgtaaatataaatcattatttttattgccacgttttttaattattcactttttactttcctgtctcgagccggctcttttcaaaagagccggcgcgagacaggaaactcccgtcatgcagagcggcaggaaaggttcccatgatcctttgcccgccgctccgttaatacacagtgatctcgcgctatacagcgcaagatcgctgtgtattttctagtccctcttctctaatctatttatgaagatacagactgcctctgcagtctgtatctttatactttacctatcctcttcttcggtggagcaaggccggcgccgccatcttgattacgtcacttgcgttccagcggtggaacgcaaggcccgtaatcaagatggcggcacccggccgtgcggcactgaagcagaggataggtaaagtgtaaagatacagactgcaaatacagtctgtatcttcatgaagtctatctatgaagatacagactgcctttgcagtctgtatctttatactttacccgattctctgttccctggctgttccggcggcggcgccatcttgatgacgtcacgctggaacgcaccgctggaacgcaagtgacgtcatcaagatggcggcgcccaccggaacagccagggaacagaggatcaggtaaagtataaagatacagactgcaaatgcagtctgtatcttcatgaatagacttagggagagatatactttcataatagggacagttacatttaggtgattggttctctttaaatcccGCTGAATGCAATTCATGAACAAATTATCTGCCAACATAAATATTAGAAAATGGATAAAAAGTCATTTTAACATATTTCAGGTAAATTTAGAAGAAATCTCCTCTACACCTCAGTGACACAGGGAAGTAAACTTGGGGTAGAAGTTCCATTTTAGTTGCAGATTTTCTTGTGCTTTGTGTTATGTAACACTGTATTTTTAAAGTGACCGTTTTGATTGCATGCAATTTTTCAGACTCAGACAGACGTTTCCGTAGACACCAAGCACCAAACTCTTCAAGGAGTTGCTTTTCCAGTAGAAAGAGATGCATTCCAGGCACTGGATCAATTGAAGAATAAGAAGCTTAACTATGTTCAATTAGTGAGTAAAACTTGATTTGTTTTGGGACATTCGTTTATTACTGGAGCAGTCAATAGATGATACACACAGCTGTCTGTACAAACATCAGGAACTTACATATATGGTGTTCTAGAGCATGTTTAAAAACACTAAATACTCTGTTgttgttggtttgttttttttattcatagaAATATTAGATTGACATATTCGGATAATGGCTGGTGTTTTGTGTGTAAGAGGGTTCATGCCATAATTCCATTTGGGATTCATCACATTTTGACCGATATCCAATGTATATGTCTGTGTCATGATGATGAAACGTGTTCATACTAGATATACTTGTTGTACTGTATCCAGATGTGCACAATGACAGGCTATAGTATTCTACGATTATATACAATAAAGTATGTCACCATGCTGCATTTAGTTGGCAGCGAAACTGATTTCTTTTATTTCCTGATCTTTGTCACATAATTTTCACAAAGGCCATGGTTACAGATTAACCAGTATGGCTTATTTCTATATTAGAGCCGTTAGGGCACGCTAGGAGTTGTGGCTTACATTACAGACTGACtgcagcttttattttttaagttaatATTTTTCTGTGTACTTTTATAAACATCATACTGAAAAATTATACTGTCCCACAGACACTCTAACTTCCCCTTCCTTGATAACAGAATATCAAATCTaattctgatttattttttttatttgtttcatggGTTACTGATTACTAAATTGTTGAAAATGTGAACAGTACAATAATAATAACCTATGTATGCATAAATATAGCTTCGTGTGTCAAAATTTGTTTTTATAGAAACTCTATGATTAAGagaaaaagggaatctgtcagccaaTCTGCATACTATGAGACACTGACAAATAGTGAGATAACTAATCAAACCACATCTTTTATAAAACTTTGCCTTTTGATGTAAGCCATAAAATAAGGTTTCTTAGCTTCCCCTCAAGCAAACCTTTGCATACAGATCACATGCCTGTAACATGGTTACTTTACCTGTGCTCCTGATTACAGTACCCAGGGCTGAGTGCAGGGGGAGTGTTGAGCATGACTGTGACTGTAAAACTAGTCACAGGTGTTGTTTTTCAGCAGAGAGTTGAGGAGAACAGCATTGGAATGCTGCTGTCTTGTCAGGTCATGGGGTGGTTGTTTAATGCCACGAGGACCTGACAGGTTCCTTTCTAATGTTTCCTTTATTTTGAACAGGTGTATGTgctgttcctgcaggacatgtaaattttattaaaactttccaggcacattttttatttttttgcatatgaCTGCCAGTACTATGTGAAAGTACAGTAGTGTTTTATCCAAATGTATTTTAGGTTGTATTCTATTGTCATTCTTATTGACATATGTTTCTTTATAGAAAATTGATATAAAAAATGAAACCATTGTCTTGGCAAACACTGCGCACACAGAAGTGAAAGACCTGCCAGCAAGGATTCCAAAGGAtgctgcacgttaccacttttTCCTTTATAAGCATTCCCACGAAGGGGATTACTTGGACTCTATAGGTATTGTATTTGtttttaacattaaaaaaaaacatcaattgaAATCATTTTCCTTTCTGGATAACTAAGAGGATGCTTTAAGTAGAcctatgttttgtttttgttttttaaatcagaAGCATAGCTCATATTTAACAGGTGGAGCCATATTGCTGTAGTCATATAGAACAATCTGGTACCTATCAAAGAGAAAAACGTATGCAGATAATGGAGGCAGCTGTTAAACTACATCGATCCAGATTATTCCACAAGGGCCATATGGAATCATGCAATTTtagaatttcatttttttatatatgtgtgCTCATTTTTTGCAGTGTTTATTTATTCAATGCCTGGGTACAACTGCAGTATACGAGAGCGAATGCTTTACTCCAGCTGTAAGATCCCACTGTTAGATGTCATTGAAAGACAACTAATGATGGAAATTGTCAAAAAGGTAATGTTGCCTCCAGTTAATGCGTTGTTAAAAGTATTTGCATCAGGTATTTCAATGTTTGTTGCTGTATAGAGAATAAATATGGAAAGTGAGCAAATGAAAAACAAGCATTTCTTTTTTCAACTTGTCCTGCGTTCCAGGTGTGAAAGGTTTGCAGTCCTTCTATACTGTGCGTCCCACTGTTGATAGGATGCTATTCTCTAACTTCctctgtagttagccccctcccccataatgtatacctaATTTCCGCCCCCCATATTCTATGTCCTCTACTGTGCATCATTTTAACactcctgcagcttgtgttgagcatggggggggggggcagatcataACAAGTCTGGTATTTATGCTCAGTCACCCAGTATCAGGGATTAAATCAGCTGACTTAAACTCAAGCTTATTTTTAGAGTAGGGTTGATAATTTAAGCCTATTCCAAAAAActtgcaaaatgaagctaggtatTATTTTCTGAGAAACCTGGTATATTTTCTCAATGACAGCATTGGACAGATTCTGCTTTCACAGACAAGTAAAGCATGGAGTAATATGGCTGTAGATACAAGTTAACACTTGGCATTGTTCAGCATTAGTGAAAGTTAATTGTATTATCAGTTTACAGTGGTTTGAAACTAGATGGGAAGTCAGTAGGGTTTTAGTTAATCAGACCCCCACAGATGTGATATTGATGGTGTTAAACCAACACTTGGCATGTCATGGAAAAGCCTATATGTAGCCTGATCTGGATGATACATTGGAGAAAATAGCCAGATATTTAGCAaattatggtaaaactgacatgtttgtgTTCTGTGGGTCAGGGCAGTTACAATGTTACCCAATTTATATAACTAATTTTACAattgaaaaaaattaacattttcttttttgttttctgtttacCATGCAGGGTTGATAACATTGTATTTTAACCCCATAATGACATGTGACATACATATACTACATATGCACCATGACACACATGTACATCATAGtgcaacatttatttatttatttatttttttagataacTCGCTTTTTAGACTGTAAGCACTGTCTGCTGGCAGCAGCCGATACTTAGTCAGTGGCTGACTTTTGTGATCAcacttatggtgcttttacacagagagatttatctgacagattttagaagccaaaaccaggaatggatttgaaaagaggagaaatctcactctttcctttatgacctgttctttctgttgtctgttccttgctttggcttcaaagatctgtccgataaatctctctgtgtaaaaacacCATTATGCTATAGCAATTGTCGCACTTAAGAGGATCACTGTCAGGTGCTGCACCTGATTGTTTTTTATAACAGCAGGAGACCTTCTACTTGCCTCTGTGATGCCCAATCATCAATCTGATAATAGTGTctgcctcaggcaggctctatggaTAAATACCTTTATTATGGGTGGTCGTGAAGAGGTTAAACTCTAGAACTGCCAATGGCAGAATATTCATTTAATGTAATTTATCATGCTCATACTTTATAGTGTATATTTCAGATCGGTAACCTTACCTTTTCTATTATATTTGCACAGATTGAAATAGATAATGGAGATGAACTGACGTCTGATTTTCTCTATGATGAAGTGCACCCAAAGCAGCATGCACACAAGCAAAATTTTGCAAAGCCCAAAGGTCCAGCAGGAAAAAGAGGAATCAGGAGACTCATCAGGGGTCCTGCAGAAGctgaaacagccaatgactagaaCGGTACAGCGTGTGTGTGGAATGGTGAACATTGACCAATCCATCCTGGTGTTCACCAATGCACACAGTAAAATGTCTTCAGTTTGTCATTCCTCCACTCctggtcacttttttttttttttttacttctgtccTGAAGTATATGGATGGCTGCTCCAGTGTTAAGTATAGATATCCATATGAAAGCATAACTAGCCACCACTAAAAGAAGTAGGAGCAAATTACAGTGCATTTGTGgtttgcacaaaaaatggtaaatTGAAAATATTAATATATTTGTATGTACAGCAAATATGTTTTCTTCAAGAAGCTAAGATCGAATCCTTTAGTTAATTTAAATAGGAAGATTGTGAATGAAACCAGGGTATAGTTTATCATGAAAGAGTACCAAGCAATACATTTTTGATCCCTTCAGATCTTGTACAATGGTAATTGAATCCATACAATCAACTAGAGCCATGAAGTACACTAAGCAATCACATGGACAGCTCCGTTACAGATTATTGCcgtatttatcaaagggtgtataaCACATACTGGTGTAAatggctcatagcaaccaatcacagctcagatttcagctctgctaaaataaaagcagagttgtgattggttgctatggtttaCAGTAGTttgtattttacaccctttgataaatctataTTTCTCACTGTACCCTGCATACAGTGTTCTAGATTAATCCATATTCCTTGAAAAGGCTGAAACTGCCACTTACAAAATCTCACCCACTCCAGAAAAGTTAGTGGGCTGTGGACCCTTCACATTCAACAAATATGCAGATGTCTGTCAGTTGTACAGAATATCCAGACTTGTTAGAATAAAGGGACTTTTATTTACCTGTTTGATTTCACCTGAAATAAAGGCATAGCTAGTTCAGGTGTTTGTATATTGAAAAGCTGTTGCAGTAACAGAACTGCACTAAGTGTGTGTCCACTTCCATGTAGATATGTAACTGTCTCAGAAATTGATCCTACCAAAAATATTGAAGAGAATATAGGCTTCAGGTGCAGCTGCGTAAGTGATCTGTAAAGGTATTCTCCACTTTGGTTCTTTTAAGGGGAACCAGTCACATCCCTTACACTGTGTAAACCCTCCCCAGTACATTTATAGCTATCGGGCACAACTGGACACTATACCTGGTAGTTTGCAGTAAGGTAGCATTATTAAAATAACAAGTTCGTAGCATCATGTAGTCATGCTGCCTCTGCCTCCATGCCTACTTACCAGGGATtaaagcttttttcttttttttttatttaaatggcaCAGCGCCATAATGCAGTGCCcagcagctataaggtactggggagGGTTCATACTGTGTAAGTGACGTGATTGTTTGGTTCACTTTaagcagtaaaaaaaagtcaTGAATATTTATCCGGCACTCTGCAACGATGAGTGGCCTGGGGTTATGTTACTGAAGAGCATCAGATGAATATTCAAGAGGAAGCAGCGGGCGGATTGGTGCACCAAGGGGTGCCGCACAGTCTTGCAAGCAATGTTGCATGGGTATTGAGGAGAAATAGGGGTGTAGTGCCCACCATATTCAAAAAGTATATGTAGAAACACAGCCTTAATTTCCAATTATTCTGTTTATCTGCAATACCTTTGCTGTGACTCCCAGTGTAATTGCAGAACAAAGCTTTCAGGTAATTTTGATAGCACAAAAGAACTGATTCCCCTGAAGAGAGACATGCAGCAAGGGTGACCCCCTATACTACATCTATATGTATTAATAGGGAATATATGTCTCTCATGTTTAGAAAACAAACGTTTTCTGCTTCATGttgtaatttttttcccataactGGTGAGGTGTAGATATAATATGCACACCTTACTTTACATATTTCTGTTTAGGTTTCAGTCTTATTTTACTttaagataatatatatataaactacatTGTGATAAAGGCCTTACTCTTCACAATGTCATAAAGAGATAATGGCAATATACTAATTTCTTCTGCAGAGAAATGGTAACTGCATTAAACTTGAATCTATTAAATGTTATGGTGATCCTTGCTTATTGTGTGAATAGTGGACATTACTGTTTGTTTTTGTCAAGCGTGGATTTACGGAGGTGTTTTTCTCCTGCAGATTAGCAAGTGAGCACTACTGCATTTTTTTATACTATGCATTCTTATGAATATAGCAATAtaacattttacaaatataagaTCACAATAGCCATTGCCACTTTATTAATACATTTGTGTAACTTCCCACTTGTGAAATACAGGTACACGACCTGATAACTGACATTTCAGCCCTAGTCTGGGGGTGTTTTTTACTTGATgctgattaggctaggttcacactgcgttttcagcatccatttaacggatccgtttttttttgcaaaaaactgatgcatttgtgtgcatccgtttttgatccgtttttccattgacttccattataaaaaaaaaacccagatcaaaacggataagtttttttgacgcacaataaagtactgttgacactacttttttgaccgctaaaaaaaacggatccgttaaacggatgctgaaaacgcagtgtgaacccagccttagtaatatTCTCCTTTTGTATGAAGAGATGTAGTTACCTTTTTATAGTTCAATCTACACACACTTTATACAGCAAGTTCTTTGTCACATCAGGGTAACCGCTGTAACTGACCCTGTAGACTTGATGATGGGCATGTCATATTTGCAGACACCTAAAAAGGCATTATAACACTACAGTGGGCTACTTTTTATAATTCAGCAGTGACAAAAAGTGTGTTTCTTCTTAATCTTTTACTATGCATTTTTAAAAGGAATTTCTATCAAGGACTTGATTATTTTGGAACCAAAGATTATATTGTTGTAACAGCATTACATTGCAAGGGGAAATTCAGTCAAAGTGATACTCTGCCATGCCGTAGATCGATGTGAGGATATTACAGTAGTGAGGTCCCAGATCACTGATTGCCAAAACACAGGTCCCCCTGAACCCCTTAATGGATCTAAAAGGGCATTTAGTCACTCATATGACATAACACTCTAAGTACACTGCCATGgccctttttttatatatatgggggggtcaggttTTCAGGAACAAAAATATCAGTTAAGCTCTAAAGGGAGTTGATTTACTGAAGATGTCATTCATCCTGGAAATCAGTGGTGAGGCAAGACACCAATCTTCACCAA from Dendropsophus ebraccatus isolate aDenEbr1 chromosome 1, aDenEbr1.pat, whole genome shotgun sequence includes these protein-coding regions:
- the TWF1 gene encoding twinfilin-1 isoform X1, encoding MTCIPQEPAQPCHFLVEFRSRAVLSMSHQTGIQAGENVQETFAKARNGKYRLLKLDIEDEQLVVSVSEKPASSWEKDYDNFILPLLEDKQPCYILFRLDSQNAQGYEWIFIAWSPDYSHVRQKMLYAATRATVKKEFGGGHIKDEIFGTTKEDVSLSGYHKYLVCRSAPAPLTASEEELRQIKLKETQTDVSVDTKHQTLQGVAFPVERDAFQALDQLKNKKLNYVQLKIDIKNETIVLANTAHTEVKDLPARIPKDAARYHFFLYKHSHEGDYLDSIVFIYSMPGYNCSIRERMLYSSCKIPLLDVIERQLMMEIVKKIEIDNGDELTSDFLYDEVHPKQHAHKQNFAKPKGPAGKRGIRRLIRGPAEAETAND